The genomic region aagaaagatctGAAGATAAAGCAAAGAACAGAAATGCAAAAGGGCAGATGGAATTTTATCATAAGAAACATATAAAGATTGGATAAATGCAGTGGGACAGGAAAGTTTAAATTGATGGATTAAGGATGCAGACAATCAAATGACAAAATGaactatttattatattatatagaacACCTAAACCAGTTCAGAAAAACTGCATTTATAAAACATTAATAGTGAAAACTATTATATTACAACATCTTAACCAAGGAAGAACTACGTCTAATATAAAATGATGGTAGTAAAACCAaactatatatgtataaacaATTTGAGAAATGGAATGAGTTCACAGCAGTTGAGTTACCATCCTGAGGTTAGGGCTCTCATCCTCCTCATACCCACttataaaagttttttggttggTGGAATAAACAAAATCACTCAAAGATGGATGGTAGAATGAAACCTTTAAATCCCATATCCTAATGGTTGGAGGGCAGGGCTTTAGGAATTGGACTCCTTTGAAATGTGCATGGCAAGCTTTGAAAGCGTTGACTGCTTCCTCCATTTTGTAAAACCCACTCTCTCAAGTTGTAGTTTGTGTTTCTCCTTTTAACAGAACGAGGGTGATTCCTGCAAAAGACAATGAAATCAAATGTAAAAAGCAGTGTATAGCACAACTAGCAAACATTCTATAAAGTCATTGTTCTAAGAGGAGAGCTTTGTCTGCCTCCACATAATGCAGAAATAAATCAGGGTGGGCTGTAAAGCTCATGTACCTCCTCGTAAAATCAGATATGTGAGGATAGCTGGGATTTTCTCTACTGATCTGGTTAAGTAACGAGGCCAGCTCATAATTGGGATCTGAAAAAAATACAGAAGTTGGGGGTTAACACAGTAATCCTTTATTGGATAAATAACTTAggaccatcaagttcaacctttcatACATCTCGGGTGCTGAAGTTTATGAAAACAAAtggtaaaaaacaacaacaaaaaacgtatttaggggggcggggcctgatccTCAAGCGGGCCAGACGTGCTTTATATCAGCTCCGACCAGCACAAGGCCTAAATGGGCTAAAACTGAACGAAAAGAGAAATAATCAGCACGGAACCGAACACAGACGATACTCTCGACAAAGATCACCAAGCCTGCAAGTTTTACCTTCATAAAACTGCACTTTCGCGACGGTCGATCTCCCGCCTGGGACTGCACACCCCGTAGTGAACCACCTGAAGCTCCGttacccacccccccccacctttggaccggcgggggagatcccggtccccactgggaacGCTAATCAAGCTGCCGCAACCGCAGTCTCTGATAACCCTGAGACCGCGTGGCGGAACAAAGATGGCTGACACGCCGACTGCCCCAAGAAACCAAGCAGACCTTGGGAGCCCAGACTGGCTGGAATGCATTATGGACAGATTTGACAAAATATGCCAAGATTTTTGGTCTCGCATAGAAAGCCGATCACGCATCTCCACCTCACCCACACAAACCCAGAGACAACCACAGAGGGCTCCTACCTCCACTCTGCTCGAACCTTCAAAACCCACAGTTCACCGCTTTACCTCAGCGCCAAACTCTGGGAGGCAGAAGAGAAGGAAGCAGAGAGCTCGGCGACCGCAGAAACGCCGCCCCGGCGGCAGCCTTCACTTACCTAAGCCTCGGTCCAACCAGAGACAAGCCCCAAGGCACGGTCTGCATCCCGGGAGAACAAAGACTCGACATGCACGACAGGTCACAGGCGGCGGATGCGGAGACTACGGCCGGGCAGCGGACCAGAGTGCACTGGAATATGCTGGAGCCCTGGGCCTGGAGCACCGCTATATGGGACTTGATCCATGGAGGCTCAGTTCACAGAGACTGCATGAAGTGGCCCTGTAGAGGCATCGGCTAAATCTCTGGGCCTCCGAGATTGGCGCACCCTACCCGATACCGGACCATCCACAACTACCGACCACCCTTACCATTCACATGGACTCCAGACCCGCAGAGTAGAGAGTCAGGTCGTAAATGACTGGGGGACATACTTTGCTTTACTTTAATCTTATACTTTTCAGATGAACACTTATGATTTACTTTGACCAATATTACTGAGAGTGATACTTTTTAGCCCTTACATGTTTCATATGTAACAGATACTCTACTTATCTATCCTTACTTTATGTTTAATACCATGAATCGATAAGCATAACAAATTGTTGGGGTATGTACCACTATAAGCTCCTGTGAGAAAGatacataaaatacattattAGAAATATTTCACTATAGGTGATGTACACACTTGCTGAATTTGCTTTAGATAACTCCTTCAGGAAATTAAAAGAGTGTAAATACGAGAGATGTAAAGCTACATTAAGCAAATGGCCTCCTGTCCTAGTCTTATCACCCTCATTGGGAATTGACTGACTTAGCCACAAACCTTGCCAGAGGAGCTTATTTGCCTCACTGTTATTAGCCATATATTTTTTCAGTGTGCAGATGTTTTGTTTTCACCTGTATAGCATATTTTCTTATAGTTGGCCCCCAGTTGTATTAAATTAGCTGAACTAGATGTTTAAATACCACAATTGGCAGTTGTGATGACACAGGCTGTCCCTACTCTCTTAAACATTGCCTTACCCAGTGGTATTTGTTtcctatgttttgtgtattttagttCCTACTCTGTGGCATAATagcatgttgtttttgttttttgccctgTTTACCTATACAAGGTGTAACCTTGACCAGCAGCTACACATGTTGTGGCCTAACATTAATAATCATACTCACCTAACATGCTTCCCATTTGAAAAGCGAATTGCTAATTGCCTGAACGTTTCACTGTTTATCTACAATCCCATGCTAACATATAAGTAAATCAGAAGCTGGTTATACCTGTGAAGCATACTATTAttatcttattatattattatcctattttaaATACCAAAAATGCCAGTTtacataacctttttttttactactcataCCTGTTCATCTTCTGGCATGACTTGCATTACCCTGTTTACTTATTTAAACATTGTGCAGTTCAATCCTATGTCGTGATACTGAATGCCTTGATTTGCCTGTTACTGCTATCGTGGCACTGCAGACCTGTTTGTAAActtttttgcacaacaaaaataaagaatatataaaaacaaaacaaaaaaaacaaaacgtatttaaacccttaaggactgagccagttgtacaagttgttatcaaaacaaaacgtaaacaaaaactagaatttgagctatatatctgttcaaccataatataGCAtggttttgtttttcagtttatacacactgaaatttgccagactggttatgttgctttttaCACTGTATCGTAGCCCAGAaattagaattacccccatgatagaataccatttgcaaaagtagaccggTATTTAATATagtgtatgtccagtctattttagtagccacttagtcacaaacactggccaaagctagCGTTTATATTGGTTTgcgtgtgaaaaatgcagaaaacgaatatgaacgctaacttttgccagtgtttgtgaccaagtggctgctaaaaaagactggacataccccatttgcaataccttgggttgtctacttttggtatgccatcatgggggtaattttgtattcctgggttaccatacggtctcaaaggcaaattacaatgaaataaattaaattggcCTAAGACcagtacattgggggtactgttatactcgggagatttcgctgaatacaaatatgtttgtttcaaaacagtaaaacttatcacaacaatgatatcgtcagtgaaagtgccgtttgtgtgtgaaaaatgccaaaaacttcactttcactgacaatatcatcgctgtgatatgttttactgttgaaacactaatatttgtgttaaacaaagtctcccgagtaaaacagtacttcccccctatgtacaggttttagggcgtcttggaaagttacatggttaaatctagggctagcaaattaaattatctggactttctgcctgggttgttaggcaggtccctcaaattgcaatcaataaaattacttaagtatgtagaaatattacataaatatgcacatagaatttaactatatatacacatatttatatatatatgtgtatttttatattaatatatgtatatacacttagtaagactatatatatatatatatatatatatatatatatacatacatacacacacacacacacacatacatacacattatatattgataaattatatgtatataataaatatttatataattttttttttactaacatttttattttattttactgaagcaaggagactgcctgtcagtttaggcagtccTCCTGCAGACAATACTAGGGACGCCTATTGTggacatgtgatcgctcttttagagtgatcacatggcccgcggggtcctaatttgcggaggggggactgtctgggctgtcagacagtccccccagtgGGGTGGACAgtggggacgttctatgccgcctgcCGGCGTTTAGGCTCGGCTCCTTAAGGATGGAATAGAACacccgctgtccttaaggggttaaaacatttccctcggggggcggagcctagcttccaGGCTGAGCCGACGTGCAGAAACCAAGCTACTGACCAAAATTGCCTTTCTGGGGGAAAAACACCTGAAAAATAAAGCACATCCACTGCCTGGAGGAAAACAAGCAAGGAGGGGACACCCGGGGAAACCCTTTGACACCTGACTCATGCATGTCACAAACCGGGAACCCTGAAAATCTGCTGAAGCCTACCTTGGACCGaaacggggagaggcggccgctctcctcgctagAGAACAGGCTCACAGACCGCTCTAACCTCCCAACTcctacccctctccctcccccccggaccggtgggggacatcccggtccacacaGGGCGCCTGAAACACACAAAGCTAAAGCCAAGAGGCCGTTGCCGGAAAACTTGGTGAGCCACGCGGCAcctcaagatggccgctgcaGACGCTATCTGTCAAGCCTTCTGGGACCGCATTGCCCAACGTgaaccaccccctccccctcccgagATGGGACCTACCTGCCAACCAGCAGCGGACACCTGTCCATCTTCTGGGCCGGGAGCCCAACTGAAGGAATCTCCAGGCCGCAGTCTAACTACCTGCAGGGATGACCGCGAGCCTGAAACCCCAGGGACCCACGATCCTGCCTCACGACGGAGGAGGATCCATGGACAGAAGGCTCCAGCTCCCTTAACAACCCGGAGCCGAAGAGACAGGGACCTGTCACGatacacacagcgcctgcaccaCGAGCAGGGCAACCCACGCTCCCGCACATCAGAGGGGAGCACTGCTAAAGCTGACCAGGAACCAGACTCTCCAGGGCGGCATGCAAGAGgcattggctgaggacggctGAGCACACACTCACCAACCCATCTCCTGAAGCCCATCAACGGCCTGAACTCTGACAACTCTAGTGTGGACACTGTTACCTTGAGTAAAGTATAGCATACACACGCTCACCCACACTTTGATGGAGAGAATAACCTCTCACTGTAGCTTTGGCTTTAGATGTACTATTGTTTATGCTGACGCCCAACCAGCTTGAGCTTAACGTCTGATTATCACTACTCTACTCTATATAACACTAAGCTGCATACAACATGAATAATCTTATATACTCACCATAAATATGTGCATGTATCATCACACCCCctaatgttatgttatgttaactGTTTTAAAAACTAAAgcatgaggattgcctttgggttACCCCATGCATGTTGTATTTtcatatgcacagcaaaaaaaaacaaaaaaacatttccctcaaagaaaaaatatactaaGTCAATATGGCAAATCAGAAATCAGATTACTCACTGAATTAACAAGTATCcttccttaaaggggcactatagtcaccaaaacaactcaatgaagcagttttgtgttgtgtatagatcatgcctctggagtcttactgctcaattctctaataTTTAGTAGTTAaagcacttttgtttctgtttatgcagctctagtcatacctccccaggctgtgactgacacagcctatgtgaaaaaaaaacaaatggtttcactttcaatcagattattattattatttacatagggccagcaaattccgtagcgctgtacaatgggtggaatacAACTTACCTTAGCATAATTTTATagcctgctttgtaaattgaactttaattatatacatgagactcctgcaggctctagcaagctttcaacagagcaggacataattttttttatctaaattaaacagaatttgcaataaaggaagggtaAACATCAgcggactctttacaggaagtgttaaggaaggctgtgcaagtcacatgctgggaggtgtgaccaggtctgtataaacaaagtgatttaactattaaatggcagataattgagcagtgagaatgaagggcctgatctgtacaccaaaaactgcttcattaagttatagttgttttggtgactacagtgtccctttaatattaagtCCTCTAACTGGATTTTCAAAGTGATAATCTAATGTAACCAGTGGATCAGAGCGTTTTTCTTGGATCTCGGTGTGAATAATACAGTAGCTGCTTCATAACATATGGCAATATATTAATTAGGAAGTTTTGTTTTTCCCTGTAGTAACTGGTGTGTATAGATTGCGAGATCCTTGGATCAAGCTTTATGTGATGTAATTTTACACATTCGTTGGCAATTAAATTCTTAACTACATAAAAATAGACCTTGACTATTATTTCCCATAGTATATGCCAAGTCATCTGTTTCCACAATTTCTGCATTAAATTTGTATTAATGAATAATGGTTGTATTAATGGAGGACTTTTTTACATAAGGGTATGTATCTGAAGACATATGTTCCGTTAAAACAAATGAATTACAAATAGACATTACCTAATACACATAAcctaatacaaatgtaaaaaatgctACAATCACTACAAACAGCAAATTACAGATTTAAAGAATTAAAATTCTGTTTTACAGTAATGTATTTGTTGTTTATGCTCATACCTTGGGATGTATTTGGTGCATTAAGGTGCATCATTACACTGTGGAAGTATTTCTCCTTGTTTTCTTCCAGTTGATATAGATTAATCTTGGGTCTAAAATACAGAGTATACACATCCAGTTGGCTTGACGAATACAAATTCCAAGTTACGTACTAGAGCAGTGGACCACTGCATTTCCAGCGTATGAGCCTACCTTTTAAGGTCACCCTCCTACTGATACTCTTATCTCAGTCCATCTCAACTACCTAATTTTCAACCCACTTAACTCACCGGTATCTTTAATCCACAGTTCCTATGTCTCTTACCTCAGACCACACAGCCTATTTAATACGTAAGTCTCTTATACCCAGCCTACTAAGTCCCCTGGCTGCTCACCATCAGTGTCAAAGTCTTATTGGGTACTAAATGGTGACGGTGCAAATCCATATAAGAAATAGATTGAGAACTTAGATATATCTGCCCATTGCAGTGTCCTGCATATCCATATCTCTTTAAGACCACGCTGGCCATTTCAGACAACACTATGCCCACATCATTGTGCATGGTATTGTTAAAGAATGTAGCTGTCTGGACAGTGTTGCTGCTAGTTAGCGTGCCAAGTGCATAAGCATGAGGTGTTTCATTGACTGCTTTTGACATCATGTTACTGTTTAAATCTAGTACACTAGCAAATCCTGTTTAGACAGCAGGTTTACCTTGAAATGGAGTCCAGTGAATAAATGTATGGTTTGTATTTTTTAGTAAATACTTTTGTAGACTTACTATAGGTGTCAGCATCAAGGATACACCAGAAGAGTTCCCACATGTGCCCAATTCCTATTGTAATGTAACCATGGGTACCTGACTGTAGGATTTGGTAATGGAGCCACCGTTCCCAACTTTTTCTCTTTTGGCTTAGCAGGGACAACAGGAAGAGCTGGTAGTTCAGATTCTACAGGAGCCAATGCCTGTGCAGAAATTataaacatgcaaaaataaatttcaaaaaataaaaaatctaatcaATGTTGAACATCAATAGGCTTATGCTGGAGAAGAGACAGTAATTTTCACTTTAAGGGTTTATACGAATAATGATCCAAAGGACATTACACTTTAGGTCCCACcttcaaaacaaataaaaacattaaaaaaaaaaagtttttacttacctttaatcCAGCGTCAGACGAAGCTCCAGGTACTGCTCAGCACATCCCTGTGATGTCATACGAGCCACGTGGAAggccaatcaaaggcttcttgaagacaccttcttcccctctcttAGCTGGCGCTCTTAGACAGCaaagagaggggaagagagagtggAGAGTGAGGcaggagaagaaaaaaagaaaaacagaggaCAATATACTGAGGAAGGAAGACTGCAGTTAGGGAGGAGTGACCTGTTGCCAGTGTGCTGTACATACATTTTGCTCTTTTGCACAGAATTTATATttggcagtccagaaccaaaTTGTACGTTGACGCACGAATGTCATTTTTGTATCTCTGACACATTCTCAATGAAAGAAGGAAGAAAACACGTCTACTTGGTGTTTAGTGGTTTACTATGTATGTGAGAATTTattcttccaaaaaaaaaagaaaaaaaaggcattggacccttaaaggaccactataggcacccagaccacttcagcttaatgaagtggtctgggtgcccgttCCAtctaccctttctgctgtaaacatagcagtttcagagaaactgctatgtttacctatgggttaatccagcctctagtggctgtctcattgacagccgctagaggcgcttctctcGATtttctcttgccgcgcatgcgcattcagccgatgacatcagaagagggaggagagtcccagcgcagagggagcccggcgctggaaaaaagtaagggattaacccatttctcccccttcagcgccacgggagtgggaccatgagggtgggggcacccttagggcactatagtgccaggaaaacgagtttgttttcctggcactatagtggtcctttaaggattccTTTTGCTCCTTTGTGCCATATGTGATTATACAAATACATAGAACATATACATATGGCAATAGTTTATATTTAATCCAATGTCTAAAAAAGTTCTGGCTCTCTTCCTCATCTTCTGTGCAAAGGCATGTTTCCTAAAACCACATTCCAATTCTGCTAGACTACTTGCATCATGCTGAAGACCATTCAAAATGGCCTGGGACTAAAATTTTAGACCACCTGGGTTAGAGGGAGCATTACAGGGACTACCTGGGCGAAGATTACCTCTCCCCTTTCTTTAATGtactaaaaaaagagaaatttcAGGTATTTCTGGCACATCTACTTCAGTCAATGGGAGAATTGCAGCCCCATAGTACTTAACATTTAAAGGGGATATTAAGCTCTGACCCAATACCTGTCTTTAATTGGTGAAAAAATATGACTAAGAAGCCCTTGTGAACGTTTgactcattttatttattttgttcttgATAGAAAAGAGGCCTGTGGTTCACTCAAGGTATACATGCTCGGCTGTACTTTATCCCATAgaatatgtatacctatatggCTTCTTCGAACATTATACATAATTTGTACACTTCCTAATTAAAGTAAAACTAGAGTGCTAGGAAAAcagttgttttcctagcactatagctccctacagtgcccccctccccaccaccatGGTGCATAAGGGGCTAAAAACCCCTTCTGTTACTTACCTCATTACAGGGCttatgtccctcggcactggttcaGGTTCCGTCTCCACTCCTCCTCAGCTGtcatgggggacctaatgtgcatgtgcagcgAGTGCATTCCCTCATAGGAAATGCAAAACCTTTGGGTTTTGGTTGACGCTGGATTTCCTTATGCATAGCATCAGGCGATCAAAAGTAGTctaaccacccggaagtccctccagtggctttctggtagacagccactcgaggtgaagttaactctgcaaggtaattattgcagtttatcaaaaactgcaataattacaattgcagggttaaggggcctgGTACagtgcagccagaccacttcaatgagctgaagtggtctgggtgcctatagaatccctttattaTATCTTTCTTCTTGCTTGAAGGGTGAAACAAGCTATGGTGTAAGTTTTGGGATAACTAAGACAATATGAAATAAACCTAAACACTTGAATTGAAGCTTACCTGTTGCTGCTTGCTTGATTTCTGTACAGCACATTTGTCCACAATAATGCTTAAAGGGTTTCCACTAATATTGTTTTCCTGCTTAATTTCAACAGGAGTTTGCTGTTCAGCCTCTGATTTGCCAGACTTTACATCTTGACCTGTATTTTCCAAGTTGCAGATCGATCTATTAGGTTCTGGGGGAAGAGTCAGTAAATCTGGAATCTCAGAATTAGCAGTAATAGGTGGCAAAGGTGACTGAAATGAGTGCAAAGGCAAACCGGTAGGTGCAGAGTCCAACTTAGCAAGCTTCATCTCGTCACTGCTGACTGTGAGGACCAGAGGAGTGCAGCTATCTTCTTCTGATGTGGTTTCCCCGGGACTAATTTGTAAGAGTTCATCAATGTCACAGTCAAATGGCAGCTCACTCTCTTCCTCAAATACCTCAACAACTCTTGGTGGAGTACTTGTTTTTTGTACCATTGTAGATAAGGTTCTAGTGCCATTACACTGAGTTACATAGTCTAAGCATAAATCAGACTCCATCAGTAATCGGTCATGAACCCCAGATTCACAGTCTTCCCTGTGCAGTGCGGAGTTACATGCAGGTGAAGTTGTTAAAGTGGAACAACTGGAGTTACTCACCCACGGCACTTCTACAGACTGTGCAGAAGATATGAGGGGCAGTGGAACCACTGTAGCATAGTTGCACATTTCTGTGTCGCTCTCTTCTACCCCAATCAAGGTGCTGTCCTTCAGTGTGGAAGAAAGCTCATCGTTCTTAATCCCATGATCCTCTGAAGGTAGCTGGGTCACTGTTTTCTCATTTTCCACCTCACTGTCCAAACCCGAAGCCTCTGCTGCGTAGCAGGAGTCATCTTCCAGCAATGACTCTATCTCGTCTACTGTCAAATATAAAGGTGAATCCCCCTCATCATCTGTAGGATCCAACAAAGAATCATCCCATTCATTATCTTTATCTAGAGGTCCATCAGATCTTGGACAAGTACCTTCACACAGAGACATGCTTGCATGGTCTTTTAAATGGCTAGACGAGGAGCAGGGAGTGCTGCATCTAAATACAGCACTGCGTAGCCTCTTAGGACTAGGGGATTCAGCATTTATCTCCTCTCGCCCATGTTTGGTTCTTGTAAATTTATCATTCACAATACTAATCTGTATTAATTCCATGTTGTTGGTAGAGTGGTGCGAACTTGATATGCAAAGCTCTACTTGGCGGTTAACATGCTCTGctgtg from Pelobates fuscus isolate aPelFus1 chromosome 1, aPelFus1.pri, whole genome shotgun sequence harbors:
- the S100PBP gene encoding S100P-binding protein, whose protein sequence is MLQTELYVTSGTMEDSCNNYHWTTTAEHVNRQVELCISSSHHSTNNMELIQISIVNDKFTRTKHGREEINAESPSPKRLRSAVFRCSTPCSSSSHLKDHASMSLCEGTCPRSDGPLDKDNEWDDSLLDPTDDEGDSPLYLTVDEIESLLEDDSCYAAEASGLDSEVENEKTVTQLPSEDHGIKNDELSSTLKDSTLIGVEESDTEMCNYATVVPLPLISSAQSVEVPWVSNSSCSTLTTSPACNSALHREDCESGVHDRLLMESDLCLDYVTQCNGTRTLSTMVQKTSTPPRVVEVFEEESELPFDCDIDELLQISPGETTSEEDSCTPLVLTVSSDEMKLAKLDSAPTGLPLHSFQSPLPPITANSEIPDLLTLPPEPNRSICNLENTGQDVKSGKSEAEQQTPVEIKQENNISGNPLSIIVDKCAVQKSSKQQQALAPVESELPALPVVPAKPKEKKLGTVAPLPNPTVRPKINLYQLEENKEKYFHSVMMHLNAPNTSQDPNYELASLLNQISRENPSYPHISDFTRRNHPRSVKRRNTNYNLREWVLQNGGSSQRFQSLPCTFQRSPIPKALPSNH